The Gouania willdenowi chromosome 3, fGouWil2.1, whole genome shotgun sequence genome includes a region encoding these proteins:
- the rxfp3.3a1 gene encoding relaxin-3 receptor 1 has product MCEGNESACVNWTVSELELFKRLEDIDVSADGSPLLRFLICVIYSVVCAAGLIGNLLVLFLLRVREERRKSTVNFFVLNLAVTDLQFVLTLPFWAVDTMLDFSWPFGNAMCKIILSVTVMNMYASVFFLTAMSVTRYWSVASALKSSSAHRPGTSSRWVSLMIWTLATLATAPTSIFSTVTFVTGEKLCLLRFPGGQYWLAVYHIQKIVVGFVLPMSIVSISYISLLRFIRRRTMKTSNSRRRSQVTRSITIVVLSFFLCWMPNQAITLWSVLVKLNAAHWDKAYYVVHTYVFPLTVCLAHTNSCLNPIIYCLMRQEFRNKLRALLRGG; this is encoded by the coding sequence ATGTGTGAAGGAAACGAAAGTGCGTGTGTGAACTGGACCGTGTCTGAGCTGGAGCTCTTCAAGAGGCTGGAGGACATCGATGTGAGCGCAGACGGAAGCCCGTTGCTCCGGTTCCTCATCTGCGTGATCTACTCCGTGGTGTGCGCGGCGGGGCTGATCGGAAACCTCTTGGTTCTCTTCTTACTCCGGGTCCGGGAGGAGAGGAGGAAGTCCACAGTGAACTTCTTCGTGCTGAACTTGGCGGTGACGGACCTGCAGTTCGTGCTCACGCTGCCCTTCTGGGCTGTGGACACCATGTTGGACTTCAGCTGGCCGTTTGGAAACGCCATGTGTAAGATTATCCTGTCGGTGACAGTGATGAACATGTACGCCAGCGTGTTTTTCCTCACCGCCATGAGCGTCACGCGCTACTGGTCCGTGGCCTCGGCGCTGAAGAGCAGCAGCGCGCACAGACCGGGCACCTCCTCCCGGTGGGTCAGCCTCATGATCTGGACTCTGGCGACTCTGGCCACGGCACCGACCTCCATCTTCTCCACAGTGACTTTTGTGACCGGAGAGAAGCTGTGTCTGCTCAGGTTCCCCGGGGGGCAGTACTGGTTAGCGGTTTACCACATCCAAAAGATCGTGGTGGGCTTCGTCCTCCCCATGTCCATCGTGTCCATCAGCTACATCTCGCTGCTGCGCTTCATCCGTAGAAGGACTATGAAAACCAGCAACTCCAGACGCAGATCTCAGGTGACCCGGTCCATCACCATCGTGGTTCTGTCCTTCTTTCTGTGCTGGATGCCGAACCAGGCCATCACTCTGTGGAGCGTGCTGGTCAAACTCAACGCGGCGCACTGGGACAAAGCCTACTATGTGGTGCACACGTACGTGTTCCCGCTCACTGTGTGTCTGGCGCACACCAACAGCTGCCTGAATCCGATCATCTACTGCCTGATGAGGCAGGAGTTCAGGAACAAGCTCAGGGCGCTGTTGCGCGGAGGGTAA